The sequence GCTCCGCCGCCGCATCCGCGCGGGCGAGCCGGCGGACCCCTCGCCGGACGGGATCGCCGCCCGCGCCCGGGAACGCTTCCTGGCGCTCCGCCGGCCGGTCCTCCGCCCCGTCCTCAACGCCACCGGCGTCGTCCTGCACACCAACCTGGGACGCGCGCCTCTCTCGGAGGCGGCGCTGGCGGCGGTGGAGCGGGTGGCGCGCGGCTACAGCAACCTGGAGTACGACCTGGAGGCGGGGCGCCGCGGCAGCCGCCACAACCTGGTCAGCGGCCTGCTGCGCGAGCTGACCGGGGCGGAGGACGGCTTCGCCGTCAACAACAACGCGGCCGCCGTCCTCCTGGCGCTCAGCGCTCTGGCGCGCGGGCGCGAGGTGGTGGTCTCGCGCGGGGAGCTGATCGAGATCGGCGGCTCCTTCCGCATCCCCGACGTCCTGGAGCAGAGCGGCGCCCGCCTGGTGGAGGTGGGCACCACCAACCGGACGCGCCTGGAGGACTTCCTCCGCGCCACCGGGCCCGAGACCGCCGCCTACCTGAAGGTCCATCCCTCCAACTACCGCATCGTCGGCTTCACCGCCTCGGTCGACCTGGCCGCGCTGGTGCAGGCGGCGCACCGGCGCGGCCTGCTGGCGCTGGTCGACCTGGGCAGCGGCTCGCTGGTCGACCTCGGCCGCATCGGCCTGGGCGGCGAGCCGACGGTGCAGGAGGCAGTGGCCGCGGGGGCCGATCTGGTCACGTTCAGCGGCGACAAGCTGCTGGGCGGGCCGCAGGCGGGCCTTTTGGTGGGCCGGCGGGAGGTGGTGGAGCGCTGCCGCCGCCACCCGCTGGCGCGGGCCGTGCGCATCGACAAGCTGACCGTGGCCGCGCTGGAGGCGACGCTGGCCGCCTACCGCCAGCCGGAGCGTGCCTGGGAGGAGATCCCGGCGCTGCGCATGCTCGCCCTGGACGAACGGTCGCTCCAGGTCCGCGCGCTCCGCCTGGCCGAGGCGCTGGCCGCCCGCCTGGGCCGCGCGGCGGTGGAGGCGGTGCCGGGCGAGTCGCGGGCGGGGGGCGGCTCGCTGCCCGAGCAGGCGCTCCCCACTTGGCTGGTGGCCGTGCGCGCCGCCGAGCCCGAACGGGTGGCCGCCCGCCTGCGCGCGGCCGACCCGCCCGTCGTCGCCCGCCTGCGCGAGGGCCGGCTGCTCCTCGACCTGCGCACCGTCCGCCCCGAGGAAGAGGAGCAACTGGCGACCGCGCTGCTGGGAATCCTGGCCCCCTGAGGCGGGCAGCCTAAAGGGCCGAGGAGGGAGTGACGTGCCTCGGTCCGGTCGGCTGCGAGGGCGGGCCTGGACGCTCCTGGCGCTCGTCGGGAGCGCGGCGTTGGCGCTGCTTCCCCCGGGGCCGGCGGCGCGGGCCGCTAC comes from Bacillota bacterium and encodes:
- the selA gene encoding L-seryl-tRNA(Sec) selenium transferase, with the protein product MSTGDRTPGPEARLRTLPAMHELLAHPALRAWSEGEPPALVKRALDLELEELRRRIRAGEPADPSPDGIAARARERFLALRRPVLRPVLNATGVVLHTNLGRAPLSEAALAAVERVARGYSNLEYDLEAGRRGSRHNLVSGLLRELTGAEDGFAVNNNAAAVLLALSALARGREVVVSRGELIEIGGSFRIPDVLEQSGARLVEVGTTNRTRLEDFLRATGPETAAYLKVHPSNYRIVGFTASVDLAALVQAAHRRGLLALVDLGSGSLVDLGRIGLGGEPTVQEAVAAGADLVTFSGDKLLGGPQAGLLVGRREVVERCRRHPLARAVRIDKLTVAALEATLAAYRQPERAWEEIPALRMLALDERSLQVRALRLAEALAARLGRAAVEAVPGESRAGGGSLPEQALPTWLVAVRAAEPERVAARLRAADPPVVARLREGRLLLDLRTVRPEEEEQLATALLGILAP